In the genome of Polaribacter sp. MED152, one region contains:
- the dapB gene encoding 4-hydroxy-tetrahydrodipicolinate reductase, with the protein MKIALLGYGRMGKEIEKIAISRGHEIVIRKEADTEIDITEADVAIDFSVPTSAFENITNCFKSGVPVVSGTTGWLDKYDEALTICKENNGAFIYASNFSVGVNIFFELNKQLAKMMSNIENYSIAMEEIHHTKKLDAPSGTAITLAEGIIENTSKENWDLDKASSENNIPIVAKRIPEVPGTHSVWYNSDVDSIEIKHTAHNRKGFALGAVVAAEWLLGKNGVFTMKDVLNIS; encoded by the coding sequence ATGAAGATTGCACTATTAGGCTATGGAAGAATGGGTAAAGAAATTGAGAAAATTGCAATTTCTAGAGGACATGAAATAGTAATTCGTAAAGAAGCAGATACAGAAATAGATATTACTGAAGCTGATGTTGCTATTGATTTTAGTGTACCAACTTCTGCCTTTGAAAATATTACAAATTGTTTTAAAAGTGGAGTTCCTGTGGTTTCTGGCACAACAGGTTGGTTAGATAAATATGATGAAGCTCTTACAATTTGTAAGGAAAATAATGGTGCTTTTATATATGCTTCTAATTTTAGTGTTGGTGTAAATATCTTCTTTGAATTAAATAAGCAACTTGCTAAAATGATGAGTAACATAGAAAATTACTCTATTGCTATGGAAGAAATTCATCACACCAAAAAGCTAGATGCACCAAGTGGAACCGCAATTACTTTGGCAGAAGGTATTATAGAAAACACCTCTAAAGAAAACTGGGACTTAGATAAAGCATCATCAGAAAATAATATTCCAATAGTTGCCAAAAGAATTCCAGAAGTTCCTGGCACACACTCAGTTTGGTATAATTCCGATGTTGATAGTATTGAGATAAAACATACTGCTCACAATAGAAAAGGTTTTGCTCTAGGTGCTGTAGTTGCTGCAGAATGGCTTCTTGGTAAAAACGGAGTATTTACAATGAAAGATGTGTTAAACATCTCTTAA
- a CDS encoding WbqC family protein yields the protein MSLFIPTYFSPISQYSEIIKSNEIVFEMEDNFQKQSYRNRCYIYNSNGKQLLSIPVKHINKEGRKKTKDTLVENDFPWQDHHFKSLKSAYRTSPFFDFLEDDIAPIFYKKYKYLQDVNIDTFLFVKDTLQLDQTFKKTNSYQTESVTRDFRVLADRKHQPKKTIEPYIQMFDDKHGFLPNLSILDLIFMEGPNAISYL from the coding sequence ATGTCGTTATTCATTCCTACCTATTTCTCACCTATTTCTCAATATTCAGAAATAATTAAATCGAATGAAATAGTATTTGAAATGGAGGATAATTTTCAGAAGCAAAGCTATAGAAACAGATGTTATATCTACAATTCTAATGGTAAACAATTATTAAGCATACCAGTAAAACACATCAACAAAGAAGGTCGTAAAAAAACCAAAGATACTCTTGTAGAAAATGATTTTCCTTGGCAAGACCATCATTTCAAATCATTAAAATCTGCTTATAGAACATCACCTTTTTTTGATTTTCTAGAAGATGATATTGCACCTATTTTCTATAAAAAATATAAATATTTACAAGATGTGAATATAGACACCTTTTTGTTTGTGAAAGATACATTGCAATTAGATCAAACTTTTAAGAAGACTAATTCATATCAAACAGAAAGTGTTACTAGGGATTTTAGGGTTCTTGCCGATAGAAAACATCAACCTAAAAAAACGATTGAGCCCTACATACAAATGTTTGATGACAAGCATGGGTTTCTGCCAAACTTATCAATATTAGACCTAATTTTTATGGAAGGCCCGAACGCAATTAGTTATTTGTAA
- a CDS encoding ParA family protein produces the protein MGKIIAIANQKGGVGKTTTSVNLAASLGVLEKKVLLIDADPQANASSGLGIDVEAVEYGTYQVLEHTISAKDAIVSTSSPNVDIIPAHIDLVAIEIELVDKQEREYMLKKSIEALKNEYDYIIIDCAPSLGLITLNSLVAADSVIIPIQCEYFALEGLGKLLNTIKSVQKIHNADLDIEGLLLTMFDSRLRLSNQVVDEVRKHFSSMVFNTIIRRNTRLGEAPSYGESIIAYDATSKGAVNYLNLAQELLKKNS, from the coding sequence ATGGGAAAAATTATAGCTATTGCAAATCAAAAAGGAGGTGTAGGTAAAACTACTACAAGCGTAAACTTAGCAGCTTCTTTAGGTGTTTTAGAAAAAAAAGTTTTACTGATAGATGCTGACCCTCAGGCAAATGCATCTTCTGGTTTAGGTATAGATGTAGAAGCTGTTGAGTATGGAACGTATCAAGTTTTAGAACATACAATTTCTGCAAAAGACGCTATTGTAAGTACAAGTTCTCCTAACGTAGATATTATTCCTGCTCATATAGATTTAGTAGCTATAGAAATTGAATTGGTAGACAAGCAAGAGAGAGAATACATGCTTAAAAAGTCTATTGAAGCACTTAAAAATGAGTATGATTATATCATAATTGATTGTGCACCCTCTTTGGGCTTAATCACTTTGAATTCATTAGTAGCTGCAGATTCTGTTATTATACCTATTCAATGTGAATACTTTGCATTAGAAGGTTTGGGTAAATTACTGAATACTATTAAAAGTGTTCAAAAAATACACAATGCAGATTTAGATATAGAAGGTCTACTTTTAACCATGTTCGATTCGCGTTTACGTTTATCTAACCAAGTTGTAGATGAAGTTAGAAAACATTTTTCTAGTATGGTTTTCAATACAATTATTAGAAGAAATACACGTTTAGGAGAAGCACCAAGTTATGGTGAAAGTATCATTGCCTATGATGCAACTAGTAAAGGTGCAGTAAATTACTTAAATTTAGCACAAGAATTATTAAAAAAGAATTCATAA
- a CDS encoding DUF5683 domain-containing protein, with translation MSLYSQKDSITDVTKIQDLKIKGNINTSQGMYDPLAPSKAAFYSAIFPGLGQIYNKKYWKAPIVWGAMAIPVYYYQINNRDYRRFRTAYRLRQNGLTDEFTIDGVETVSTETLETAQEQLSENRDFSLLSGIVIYILQIVEASVNAHLMQFNTDDNLTFKPTLIQDPISFDAPTVGLTIKYNF, from the coding sequence GTGAGTTTGTATTCACAGAAAGATTCAATTACAGATGTAACAAAAATTCAAGATTTAAAAATTAAAGGTAACATTAATACTTCTCAAGGCATGTACGATCCTTTAGCACCCTCTAAAGCAGCTTTTTATTCTGCTATTTTTCCTGGTTTAGGTCAAATTTATAACAAGAAATACTGGAAAGCCCCCATTGTTTGGGGAGCCATGGCTATACCTGTGTACTATTATCAAATTAATAATAGAGATTATAGAAGATTTAGAACTGCATACAGATTAAGGCAAAATGGTTTAACAGACGAGTTTACTATAGATGGCGTAGAAACAGTATCTACAGAAACTTTAGAAACAGCACAAGAACAACTTAGTGAAAATAGAGATTTCTCTTTATTATCAGGTATCGTTATTTACATATTACAAATTGTAGAAGCAAGCGTTAATGCACATTTAATGCAATTTAACACGGATGATAATCTAACTTTTAAACCAACCTTGATTCAAGATCCAATTTCTTTTGATGCACCCACAGTTGGTTTAACTATTAAATATAACTTTTAA
- a CDS encoding Crp/Fnr family transcriptional regulator → MEYLKNAFLRIHPIPEESLEKLISIASIETYEKGYLLAEVNKFTKNFYLLKKGLVSSFYSDQSSKKYIRTIFTPGSTTGCLRSLIEKTPCNLTYDCLTECEVYKFDFQKFEDFAKDDIHLTNLYNKVLKNLYLQLESKIYDLAVLNATERYLDMKKEIPNIENLIPQYQIASYLNITPVQLSRIRKEIYSK, encoded by the coding sequence ATGGAATATCTTAAAAATGCTTTTCTTAGAATTCACCCAATACCAGAAGAGAGTTTAGAAAAATTAATAAGTATTGCCTCTATTGAAACTTATGAAAAAGGGTATTTACTTGCAGAAGTAAATAAGTTTACCAAAAATTTTTACCTATTAAAAAAAGGATTAGTTAGCTCTTTTTACTCAGATCAAAGTAGCAAAAAATACATTAGAACAATATTTACTCCAGGCTCTACAACTGGGTGTTTGCGCTCTTTAATAGAGAAAACACCATGTAATTTAACTTACGACTGCTTAACTGAATGTGAAGTATATAAGTTTGATTTTCAAAAATTTGAGGATTTTGCAAAAGATGATATCCATTTAACAAACTTGTATAATAAAGTCTTAAAAAATTTATATCTACAGCTAGAATCTAAAATTTATGATTTAGCTGTACTTAATGCTACAGAGAGATATTTAGATATGAAAAAAGAAATTCCTAATATAGAAAACCTTATACCTCAATATCAAATTGCATCTTACCTAAATATTACGCCTGTGCAATTAAGCAGAATTAGAAAGGAAATATACTCTAAATAG
- a CDS encoding ParB/RepB/Spo0J family partition protein produces MAKATKKQALGRGLSALLQESPNINSASDKNADKLVGNIIEIELSAIEVNPYQPRTYFDEEALRELASSIKELGVIQPITVRKLEGNKFQLVSGERRFRASKLIGNKTVPAYIRIANDQEMLEMALVENIQRKNLDPIEVALSYQRLIDEIQLTQEELSTRVGKKRSTVTNYLRLLKLDPILQTGMRDGFISMGHGRAMINVDNTEDQLAIYEKILREKLSVRQTEELVKSLKTGKVTKPKKKTIPAFVKNNKQTFNDFFGHKIDISVGSNGKGKITIPFHSEEDFNRIKKLLE; encoded by the coding sequence ATGGCAAAAGCAACCAAGAAACAGGCTTTAGGAAGAGGATTATCTGCTTTGTTACAAGAAAGCCCTAATATAAATTCTGCATCAGACAAAAATGCAGATAAATTAGTGGGTAATATTATTGAAATAGAATTAAGTGCTATTGAAGTAAACCCATATCAACCAAGAACTTATTTTGATGAAGAAGCCTTAAGAGAACTTGCAAGTTCAATTAAAGAGCTGGGTGTAATACAACCAATTACAGTAAGAAAGTTAGAAGGCAATAAATTTCAACTAGTTTCTGGAGAACGAAGATTTAGAGCCTCAAAATTAATAGGTAACAAAACAGTACCTGCTTACATTAGAATTGCAAACGACCAAGAAATGCTAGAAATGGCATTGGTAGAAAATATTCAGCGTAAGAACTTAGATCCTATTGAAGTAGCACTTTCTTATCAAAGATTAATTGATGAAATTCAATTGACACAAGAAGAGTTGAGCACAAGAGTTGGTAAAAAACGTTCTACAGTAACTAATTATTTAAGACTATTAAAATTAGACCCAATTTTACAAACGGGTATGAGAGATGGTTTTATATCAATGGGTCATGGACGTGCAATGATTAATGTAGATAATACAGAAGATCAATTAGCCATTTATGAAAAAATTCTAAGAGAAAAGTTATCTGTTAGACAAACAGAAGAACTCGTTAAAAGTTTAAAAACAGGTAAAGTTACCAAACCTAAAAAGAAGACTATACCTGCTTTTGTGAAGAATAATAAACAAACGTTTAATGACTTTTTTGGTCATAAGATTGATATTAGTGTAGGTTCTAATGGTAAAGGAAAAATTACAATTCCCTTTCATTCGGAAGAAGATTTTAATAGAATTAAAAAATTACTAGAGTAA
- the lepB gene encoding signal peptidase I, translated as MTFTQWFLFFLAVQLIHFLGTWKLYVKAGRKAWEAAVPVYNAVVLMQIINRPKWWVILLFIPIVNLLMFPVIWIETIRTFGFYKKLDSLLVIVTLGFYIYYINYAAEANYNAERSLKPRSELGEWISSITFAIIAATLVHTYFMQPFTIPTSSLEKSLLVGDYLFVSKFHYGARVPSTVIAAPMVHDSLPFTGTKSYLNKPQLPYTRLPGLQKIKNNDIVCFNWPADSLATMWGDTSGKFTYKPFDKKTNYVKRSVGIAGDSLEMRDGYIYINGKKNDLPYRAKLQFYYTFESKEPISQSTFPKFLLDKERTGVYKILSEYWNNDKVQKAIKENGSLSKIGEDSLYTEVAGGINPQFAQRLKMINVENKININMTAEEVERLKNYSLTVSIKKVNHGADKAIFPHVEELGWSQDNFGPIYIPKKGATVALNSETIPFYEQIIKNYESNDLAINGEDIFINGEKATSYTFKQDYYYLIGDNRHNSLDARYWGYVPFDHVLGKPVMIWFSWDADAPSFAAKLKSIRWDRMFTTVHGDGEPVSYRYIVFALIALYIGYSFYKGKKKKTEK; from the coding sequence ATGACATTTACACAATGGTTTCTATTTTTCTTAGCTGTACAATTAATTCATTTTTTAGGAACTTGGAAATTGTATGTAAAAGCTGGTAGAAAGGCTTGGGAAGCAGCAGTACCTGTTTACAATGCTGTAGTATTAATGCAAATTATTAATCGCCCAAAATGGTGGGTAATTTTATTATTTATACCTATTGTAAACTTATTAATGTTCCCTGTAATTTGGATTGAAACTATAAGAACTTTTGGTTTTTACAAGAAATTAGATTCTCTGCTGGTTATAGTTACATTAGGTTTTTACATTTATTACATCAACTATGCTGCAGAAGCTAATTACAATGCAGAAAGAAGTTTAAAACCAAGATCTGAATTAGGAGAATGGATAAGCTCTATAACATTTGCCATTATTGCAGCTACTTTAGTGCATACTTATTTTATGCAGCCTTTTACTATACCAACTTCTTCTTTAGAGAAATCATTATTGGTAGGAGATTATTTATTTGTTAGCAAATTTCATTATGGGGCAAGAGTACCATCTACAGTTATTGCTGCACCTATGGTTCATGATTCTCTGCCATTTACAGGTACAAAATCTTATTTAAATAAACCTCAATTACCATACACAAGATTACCAGGTTTACAAAAAATTAAGAATAATGATATTGTTTGTTTCAATTGGCCTGCAGATTCATTAGCTACAATGTGGGGTGATACTTCAGGTAAATTCACTTACAAACCTTTTGATAAAAAGACAAATTACGTAAAACGTTCTGTAGGTATAGCTGGTGATTCCTTAGAAATGAGAGATGGTTATATTTACATTAATGGTAAAAAGAACGACCTGCCTTATAGAGCAAAACTTCAATTTTACTATACTTTCGAAAGTAAAGAGCCTATTAGTCAAAGTACGTTTCCAAAGTTTTTATTAGATAAAGAAAGAACAGGTGTTTATAAAATTTTATCTGAATATTGGAACAATGACAAAGTTCAGAAAGCCATAAAAGAAAACGGAAGTTTATCTAAAATTGGAGAAGATTCTTTATACACAGAAGTTGCAGGAGGTATAAATCCGCAATTTGCACAGCGCTTAAAAATGATTAATGTCGAGAATAAAATCAACATTAATATGACAGCTGAAGAAGTAGAAAGGCTTAAAAACTATTCATTAACAGTATCTATAAAAAAGGTAAATCATGGTGCAGATAAAGCAATATTTCCTCATGTTGAAGAATTAGGTTGGAGTCAAGATAATTTTGGTCCAATATACATCCCTAAAAAAGGAGCTACTGTAGCACTAAATTCAGAAACAATTCCTTTTTATGAGCAGATTATTAAGAATTACGAATCGAATGATTTAGCTATTAATGGAGAAGATATTTTTATTAATGGAGAAAAAGCTACTAGCTACACTTTTAAACAAGATTATTACTACTTAATAGGAGATAACAGACACAACTCTTTAGATGCTCGTTATTGGGGCTATGTACCTTTTGATCATGTTTTAGGAAAACCAGTAATGATTTGGTTTAGTTGGGATGCAGATGCACCTTCTTTCGCTGCAAAATTAAAGTCTATTAGATGGGACAGAATGTTTACCACTGTGCATGGAGATGGAGAGCCTGTTTCTTACAGATACATTGTCTTTGCTTTAATTGCATTATACATAGGTTATAGTTTTTATAAAGGAAAAAAGAAAAAGACTGAAAAGTAA